In Cheilinus undulatus linkage group 14, ASM1832078v1, whole genome shotgun sequence, a genomic segment contains:
- the rhag gene encoding ammonium transporter Rh type A, translating to MPAYATNMRLKFPVVALVLEIITIILFAVFVVYDDGKSHGHGAHSNETAHPQPPMELYPMFQDVHVMIFIGFGFLMTFLKRYGFSSVGVNLLLAAFGLQWGLLMQGIWDLDDGKIKVSIFKIINADFSTATVLISFGAVLGKTSPVQLLIMTILEITIFSINEHLVGHVLHANDVGASMIIHAYGAYFGLAVARVLYRPGLRNGHEKEGSVYHSDLFAMIGTVFLWMFWPSFNSAIADPGYVQLTAVINTYLSLATCVLSAYAISSLVEHRGKLDMVHIQNATLAGGVAVGTCADMAIGPYGAMLIGLVAGIISTLGFKYLSPILASNLGIQDTCGVHNLHGMPGILGGLAGIVAVALGKKKGDASMQAAALASSLGFALVGGAVTGLIMKLPFWGQPPDQNCFDDSIYWEVPEEEEEHEESLAHADHSKNKAEA from the exons ATGCCTGCATACGCTACCAACATGAGGCTCAAGTTCCCCGTCGTGGCTTTGGTTTTGGAGATTATCACCATCATTCTGTTTGCAGTGTTTGTGGTCTATGATGATGGGAAAAGTCATGGGCATGGTGCACATTCCAATGAGACCGCACATCCACAGCCGCCAATGGAGCTCTACCCCA TGTTTCAGGATGTCCACGTCATGATCTTCATTGGCTTCGGCTTCCTGATGACCTTCCTGAAGAGATATGGGTTCAGCAGCGTGGGGGTCAACTTGCTCCTAGCTGCCTTCGGCCTGCAGTGGGGCCTCCTCATGCAGGGCATCTGGGACCTGGATGATGgcaagatcaaagtcagcattTTCAA aaTTATTAATGCAGACTTCAGCACAGCTACAGTCCTGATCTCTTTTGGGGCAGTTCTGGGTAAAACCAGCCCTGTACAGCTCCTCATCATGACCATCCTGGAGATCACCATCTTTTCCATTAACGAACACTTGGTCGGACATGTCCTTCAT GCTAATGATGTAGGAGCGTCTATGATCATTCATGCTTATGGAGCCTACTTTGGCCTGGCAGTGGCTCGAGTCCTTTACAGACCAGGGTTAAGAAACGGACATGAGAAAGAAGGATCTGTTTATCACTCCGATCTGTTTGCCATGATTG GAACAGTCTTCCTGTGGATGTTCTGGCCcagttttaactcagccattgCTGACCCAGGCTACGTTCAGCTCACAGCAGTGATTAACACATACCTCTCCCTGGCCACCTGCGTACTGTCTGCCTATGCCATCTCCAGTCTGGTGGAGCACAGAGGAAAACTGGATATG GTGCACATTCAGAATGCCACTTTGGCAGGCGGAGTTGCTGTAGGAACATGTGCTGACATGGCCATCGGGCCATATGGGGCAATGCTGATTGGATTAGTGGCTGGCATCATCTCTACCTTGGGCTTTAAGTACCTCAGT cctATCCTGGCATCCAACCTTGGCATCCAGGACACCTGTGGTGTCCACAATCTGCACGGCATGCCTGGCATCCTTGGTGGGTTGGCTGGTATTGTGGCCGTGGCTTTGGGGAAGAAAAA GGGTGATGCTTCCATGCAAGCTGCTGCCTTGGCTTCATCCCTCGGGTTTGCTTTGGTTGGAGGTGCTGTAACAG gtTTAATAATGAAGTTGCCATTCTGGGGACAACCTCCAGACCAGAACTGCTTTGATGACTCCATTTACTGGGAG GTtcctgaggaggaagaggagcatgAAGAGAGCTTGGCTCATGCTGATCACTCAAAGAACAAAGCAGAGGCTTAA
- the si:ch211-22i13.2 gene encoding protein FAM133 produces MSTKAESRVSSSSSRNDERRRSRSRGREKRKRKRSRSRSSSSSSSSSSSSPSSSSSSSSSCSSHSSSRRGRGSSSSSSDSRSKSRKQSKKRKKEKQHRKKGKKEKRHKRKKDKKAKGEENSGPVQISKYLKDRKKGKYSMISGKKIKMKVKKSKKDKQRDKNRAELLEFLNSTL; encoded by the exons ATG tCAACGAAGGCTGAGTCCAGAGTGTCTAGCTCCAGCTCTAGGAATGATGAAAGAAGAAGATCAAGAAGCAGAG gaagagaaaaaaggaaacggAAACGGAGCCGTAGCAGATCTTCGTCATCCTCTTCCAGTTCATCATCTTCATcgccatcatcttcatcttcttcatcGTCATCGTGTTCATCACACTCGTCCAGccgcagaggaagaggaagtaGCTCAAGCAGTAGTG aCTCTCGCAGTAAATCCAGAAAGcagtcaaagaaaagaaaaaaggagaaacaacacagaaaa AAAGGGAAGAAAGAGAAGCGACACAAAcgtaaaaaagacaaaaaagcaaaaggagaagaaaactCGGGACCTGTTCAAATCTCCAAG TACTTGaaggacagaaaaaaaggcaagtATAGCATGATTTCAgggaagaaaataaagatgaaagtGAAGAAGTCCAAGAAAGACAAGCAG CGAGATAAAAATCGTGCAGAACTTCTTGAATTCTTGAACTCTACCCTGTGA